The Comamonas piscis region ATAGGTGCGCACCTTGGAGGTCTTCAGGCCCAGGCGCACCAGCGATTCGGCAATGGTCACCGCCGCAGCCACGCCATCGACCACGGGCACGCCGGTGCGGCTGCGCACCTTGTCTTCGAGTTCGGCCATGCCACCGCAGCCCAGGCAGATGACCTCGGCATGGTCTTCTTCCACTGCCTTGGCGGCCTGCTGTACGATGGCATCGACCGCGCGCTCGGGCTGGCTTTCCAGCTCCAGCACGGCCATGCCGCTGGCGCGCACCGAGGCGCAGCGCGCATCCAGCCCGGCCAGCTTGAGCCTGTCTTCGATCAAGGGTACGGCGCGGTCCAAGGTGGTGACCACAGAATATTTGTGGCCCAGGAACATGGCGGTCGATGCCGCCGCCTCGGTGATGTCTACAACGGGCACTTCCAGCAGCTCTTGCAGGCCTTCGCGGCCATGCTCGCCGTAGCCGGCCTGGATGACGGCATCAAAGGGCTGGTCATAGCGCATGACGGCATCCATCACGCCGACAGCGCAGAGGTAGCTCTCAAAATTGCCCTCCACCGATTCGGCGCCAAAGCGCGGAGTGAGGGCGACGATCTCGGTGCCTGGTGCCGCAGCCCGACGGGCCTGGGCGCCGATGGCCTCGGTCATGCTCTCGGTGGTGTTGACGTTCACGATCAGAATACGCATGCAAAAAACTCCGTCTCAATGTTGGGCATGGTCCACCGCAATGGCCTCGCCGTCCTGGTCTTCGTAGTGCTGGCCCTTGGGGGTCAGCAGCCAGTAGAACAGGCCGCCGAGCCCGGCTGCGATAAACCAGGAAAAGTGCGATACCGATTCCAGTGCGGGCAGAAAGGCAAACAGCAGCGCAATCAAGGCTGAGGGCACCAAGGCCTGGATGGCGCGGCGGTTGACGCCGTTTTGGTAATGGTAAGGGCCGTTGCGGTCATCGCTGTAGAGCGCAGGCACATGGACACGCTCTTTGCGGATCAGCCAGTAGTCGGCCATGACGATGCCAAACAGTGGGCCGAGGAAGGAGCCCAGGCCACCCAGGAAATACAGAATCACCAGCGGCGAATCGTAGAGGTTCCAGGGCAGGATCACAAAGCCGAGGATGGCGCTGACCAGCGCTGCACGGCGGAAGTTGAGGTGGCGAGGCAGCAGGTTGGCCAGGGCCAGCGCAGGAGCCACAAAGTTGGCCATCAGGTTCACGGCGATGGTGAGGATCAGCAGCGACAGGCTGGCCAGAATCAGCAGCGGCTTGTTGGGGATCTTCTCGACAATGTCGGTCGGGCTGAGGATCAGGGTGCCATCAATCGCCAGCTGGCCGCCGGTGAGCACAACGACGATCAGGCCGAAGATCAGCATGTTGATCGGAATGCCCCAGAAGTTGCCCTTGACCACCGCACTGCGCGAGGTGGCGCCCCGCGTGAAGTCGCAGAAATTGAGCACAAAGGTGCCATAGATGGCGACCCACAGCGAGGCCGCACCCATGATCTGCACCCACATCGCCCCACCAGTGCTGGGCTGGGGCGCCGTCCACTGGATCTTGCCGCCCGAGCTGTAGAGCACCCAGCCGGCCAGCGCGATAAAGGTCACCAGAATCACCGGTCCGGCGAAGGCCTCGTACTTGCGGATGCTCTCCATGCCCCAGCAGGCAATCATCGTCTGCACCACCCACAGCAGGCTAAAGCTGATCCAGCCCAGCACCGGCAGCCCCAGTACATGGTGTGCCAGCAGCGGCTGCAGGCTGGGGAAGAGGGTGATCAACAACACGTCGAGCACCTTGGAGGCCAGGTAGGTCTGGATGCCGAACCAGGCAATCGCCACGCCGCCCCGGATCAGCGCAGGAATCTGCGCGCCCCGGGTGCCAAAGCTGATGCGGCTCATCACCGGAAACGGCACCCCCGTCTTGGGACCCATAAACCCGGACAGGGTCAGCAGCACAAACAGCAGCCCCGCACCCAGCATCAACGCCGTCAGAATCTGCCAACCGCCCAGGCCCAGCGCAAAAAGGCCGATGGCAAAGGCGTAGTTGCCAAGGCTGTGCACATCATTGGCCCAGAGCGTGAACAGGCTGTAGGCCCCCCAGGATCGGCTGTCTTGCTTGGTTGGGGCCAGGTCCTTGTTGTAGAGCGAGGGGCATACGCCCGCCGGCAAATGGCCTGCCTCTGCGGGCCGCTGCTGGGCCGGGTTGAAGGCATAGCCTGCGTTCTGGTTCGCTGCAAGATCGTTCATTGGCATCCTTGGATTTGTCTCGCCATGCACACTTATAAACAGGCGCTCAATGGCGTTGTTTTGTGTGCGAATATGCATACATTAAGTGTATACAAAGCGTTCAAAAATGAACTAGGGCCAACCCTGGGTTGGTCTATATCCGCCACAAAGCTGCCGATCGAAACCTTCAGTATGTTAGATTAAAACTAACCATCGATCGTTTTCGATTGGAGATCTTATGTCCGGAAAGCCCGCAGCCCGCATCGATGACAAGGTCAAATACGCACGGATCGTCACCGGTTCCAGGACGGTTCTGATCGGCACTCAAGGCGGTGTCGCATGCTCCGTCTGCCCCGGCGGCAAGGCAGAGAGCAAAGAGGATGGCAAGGGCATTGGCAACCCCGTCAATGCGCAGCTCGGCGCCAAAGTGTTGTCTGGGTCTTCTGACTTGGACTTCGCATTGCCAGGCGCGATGCCCATCATCTGGCAGCGCCAGTACAGCAGCTATGTCAACGCGCAGCACGGCGGCCATTGCGGGGTGTTGGGCTATGGCTGGGGCCTTCCAACAGATTTGCGCATCAAGGTAGAAGCTAGCGCCACCTTGCTGCATGACAGCCAGGGCCGAACTATCACATTTGATGCGCTTGCGGCGGGTGAATCCATTTACAGCCCCAGCGAAGATATCTGGCTGCTGCGCTCGGGCAGGCATCCGGGCAATTTGTCTAACGATCTGGCTGCCATGACGGCGCCCGCCAAGTTCAACGAGCGCGGCGCAGCAGATAGCTTTGAAGCCCCGCCGCCGCACAGCCAGCAGGCGCCCTTGTGGTGGCAGGGGCGCTTTTCTTGGATTCGGCGCGATATGGCTTGCGGGGATTTGATGATCCTGGCGGCCAATGGGAGCGGGGACACGGTCTGGGTGTTTGGTCCCGCCAACTGGCAGGCGATTGAAGCGGCGCGCAAGGCGATGAAGGCGCAAAAGGCTGAAGGCAAACCAGTCACGGTCGAGGAACCGGACATCGATTCAAACTGGATTCCGCTGGGCAAGGTGGACCGGCTGGGCCGCTCCCAGCGCTACTTCTGGTCTGCGGTTTTGGGCCAGGAACGCATCACCACCATCGACGATGGCGTGGGCCGTGGCTACGAGCTGCATTACACACAAGCGATTGCAGCGCAAGATGCCCAGCACTACACCCATGCAGATGGCAACTTCTTCTGGCAAGCCGACAGCCGCTTTGCGTACGACGGGGCAGGACGCCTGACCGGCGCCCACACGCCGCATGCCGGATCGCAACGCTGGCAATTCGACCCCGCAGGCAACCGCCTGCCCATCGCAGGCCCCGAGACTAAGCCCGCAACCCCAGACGCCATCACCGGCCACCTCAACGAAACCGACCGCCTGCGCGCCCAGCAACGTGCGGCCACCCAAGCCAACCCCATCACCAAAGAGCAACTGCTGCGCAGCGACTTCAATCCACTGCAGGCGGACCCTGACCCCGCACACAACCAGCCTGTACAAACTAGCAAACGCTGGGCCGGCAACCGCGTGGCGTATTACGAGAATCAGGAAGACGCGAGCAGCGCAGGCGCAAAAATCCACTACCAGTACGACAGCCGAGGCAATCGCACACAAAGCTTGGATGAGGAGACAGGCCGCAAGCTGGAGCTGACGTATGACAGCGGAAACCAACTGGTGCAGGTAGTCGTCACAGAAAACGAAAAACAGACCGGCCAGCAGTATCGCTACGACGCGTTTGGGCGGCGGCTAGTCAAATACTACATACGCGCCAACTCAGCAGCGGGCGATTTAGGCGAAACAGACTACTTCGGCTGGGATGGCGACCGCTTGATCCACACCGAGCGGTTCAACAGCGCGAACGTGAGAGACAACGACGGCGCAGCCCAACCCGAAGTCATCCACACCATCTACGAGCCTGGGTCGTTCACTCCGCTCGTCCAGCTGCGCAGAGCCAGCAAAGCCGCCCCCGATCTGGCCGAAGAGCTCCTCGCACAAATCCAACCCGGCATCGCGCAAGACGCGCTGCGCTCCATGTTCACGGACCTCAGCGCCACAACAGCGCGCATCAACGAGAACATCGGCAAGCTGGGCATCAGTGGCGAAGTGCAGCAGTTCATGCGCCAACAGCTCCACGAGTTTGAGCAGGCCGTCAAAACCCAGCGCGAAGAAGCGGCGAAAAAGGTAGAGATCCGCCACTACCTCTGCGACCACCTGGGGACGCCCAACGCCTTGATCCGGGAAGACAGCCGGCTGGACTGGGCAGTGCAATTAGACGCTTGGGGGAATGTGCGGGTGGAGCATAACCCGGGTGAGCTGTACCAGCCGATTCGGCTGCCGGGGCAGCATGCGGATGGGGATACGGGGCTTTATTACAACCGGCATCGGTATTATGACTCCACTGGGGGTTGCTATGTAAACCAAGACCCCATTCATTTATTAGGGGGGAATAATTTTTTCATGTATCCGTTAAATCCTCTTCAGTATGTGGATCATTTGGGGTTGCATGCATCTCAAAAAGGATTTTATGTTCACCAAAATGCAACCCTTCAGGTTCTCGGTGGGGAAATCGGATACTTAAAAGGAGTGTCTATCATAAACAAAGGTCAAGTGTGGGCAGATTCGGGAATTAATCAGACGGCAGATAAGTCATTTATGCATGCCATGAGTAATGGCGATGCAAGGCAGTCATCCGGTGATGCATGCGCGCAATCAAATGACTTCCTAAAAATTGTTGGTCAAGCAGCTATAGATGAAAAAACTAAGGGTAACAACTACGAATCTCTTTTCCTTTTTGGAGTTGCACTGCACGTAATGCAAGATTCAACCTCTGCTCAACATGCCGGATTTCAACCTTGGTCAGATAGTGTGCCATGGTATGACTTATGGGGACATGCTCTTAACGAATTGAAAATGCCTGTGGAAGGTCATCCGTTATATAGGGTAACAGAGAATGCATGGCAGGCTTACAAAAATAATAATGTTGCAGGACTTAAAATAGGATGCAAATGCGAAAAATAATATTTTTATTAATTGGATTAATGGATTTTAATGCTGTTGCGTCTGGTGATCCGTTGGTTGCGGTAATGGGGGTAGGGTCAATAATCCTGTGGCTATTTGCAATATTTTTGCAATTTTTCATAAAATCCAGCAAAAAAGGTAAGATTTTATCTGCATTGAATTTATGTTTGGGGTTGGTGATTTTTTTATTTCTCGTTAGTCTTCCTTATGGCTACAAAACATATTTGATTGGTACCCTAATTATGGTCATGCCAATTTTTTTCGGAATTGTAAATCTATTTATATTGAGAGTTTTAAGGTGAGTGAGTGCAGGCAGCTCCGAAGCTGGCTATAATAATTATCTGGTTCGGTTTGGAATAATTGGAATGAATCCAGTAAAAACAAAAGCTCGTAAATCTTTCGTGGCCGCTGAGCATCGTTGTAACCACTACTTAAGTGGCTTCGAAACGCTCCATTGCGCAATCACAGCCGTGGTTCTGCGCACGGGGTATCTGGCTGGGATGGTTTCCGATTTCTCACGCGCAGAGACAGAAATGCGATCCATTTCTAATGAGCTTGGCGCCCTTGGGGCCATGCGCCCCGAAGCGCTGCGCAGCGTTTAGACTGCGGGCTCCCTTGGGGAGTAGCCTGCTTCCGCGCTGGAAGCGTCTGCGTCAACATACTCGGCATTTCGCATGCTGTGGCGCAGACATCCGTTCTTCGGTTGGCGAGACCATCGGCATGTCAGCACGACTTGGGTCGGGCAGTGGTGGCGTGCCGTTGTGCTCATGCCCGACCGTCCTAGAAGAACTCCCGATGAACGCTGCTTCCATCACCCTGTTGGCGCTTGCCATGTCTACCGATGCCTTTGCCGCCGCGATTGGCAAAGGATCCGCTCTTGTCAAACCCCGTTGGTCGGAGGCGCTGCGCACCGGCCTGATTTTTGGCGTCATCGAGGCCATCACGCCGCTGGTGGGCTGGGCACTAGGCTATGCCGCTTCCGATTATGTAAAGGCCTGGGACCACTGGATTGCGTTTGTGCTGCTCTTGGTGCTGGGTGGCCGCATGGTGCTGGGCGCTTTCAAAAGCGCTGATGAGCCCGAGATGAGCCGGCCGGCGCGGCATGGTTTCTGGCTGCTGGTGGCGACGGGCTTTGCGACCAGTATTGATGCGATGGCGGTGGGTGTGGGCCTGGCCTTCCTGGATGTGAACATCACCCTGGTGGCGCTCAGCATCGGCTTTGCGACCTTTGCGATGGTGACCTTGGGGGTTATGGTGGGGCGCCTGCTGGGCAATATCACCGGCCGCTGGGCAGAGGCGGTGGGTGGCGTGGTGCTGATCGCGATTGGCTCGCTGATTCTGTACGAGCACATGGTCGCGGTTTAAAAACCAAAGCCCTCTGCGGTTGTCACGGCAGAGGGCTTGAAGTGTTGCCCTGTAGGCGCATTGCTACAGGCGAAACAAAGCCCCGCAGAGCGGGGCTAAAGTGAGAGAGATCAGTGGGCTTGCAATCGATGCGGGCGCCGGGTTTTTAGTTCTGGCTCAACCGCTGGCAAGCTGCGCTGGTATCAGAAGCGGGCAGGAGCACGCTTACGGTCACGTTCGTCTTCAGGCCAAATAGCAAACACTTCAGTCATTTCAGTCCTTTCACCTTTCTGGTGTAGATGGGTGTACAACGGGCGGCGCGCTGAAGTTGTTGACAAGGCCTACATAAAGTTTTGTGAACAACATCCAACAAAACGTAGAAATCACCGTTTTACGGGGCCTGACACGGCATTGCTTTGTGAAATCGCTATGATTTGCCACCGAATTTGATAGGGAGTGCGTAATGGCTGGTGCTGGTTTGTTGATGTTGCTCGATGATATTGCGACTTTGCTCGACGATGTTGCGCTGATGACCAAGACGGCGGCGGGCAAAAGCACCGCCATCCTCGACGATGTGGCCACGCAGACCAAGGTAGCGGTACAAAAGACGGCGGGGGTGTTGGGCGATGACCTGGCGCTGAACGCCGAGCAGGTGACAGGCGTGAAGGCCAACCGCGAATTGCCGGTGGTTTGGGCCGTTGCCAAGGGCTCCATGAAGAACAAGGCCATTCTGGTACCGGCGGCGTTGCTGATCAGCGCATTTGCGCCTTGGCTGATCACGCCCCTGTTGATGCTGGGGGGCGCTTTTCTGTGCTTTGAAGGGGTGGAGAAGGTGCTGAGTCTGTTCCACAAGCCCAAGCAGGCCCACGATGCCGTGAAGGATTCGCAGCAGGCCGAGCAGATGGGCGTGGCGCCGTCGTCGGTCAAGGCGGCGAGCGAAAAGAACATGGACCCGGTGGCCTATGAAAAAGCCAAGGTGGCCGGCGCCGTGCGGACCGACTTTATTCTGTCGGCAGAAATCATGGCGATTGCCTTGGGCACCGTGGCCAGCAAGCCCCTGTGGGAGCAGTTTGCCGTGCTGGTCGCTGTGGCGCTGGCGATTACCGTGTTTGTCTACGGCCTGGTAGCCGGCATTGTGCGCATGGACGATGTGGGCATGTGGCTGATGCGCAAGTCCAGCGCTGCTGCCAAGGCCTTTGGCCGGGGCCTGATTGCCTTCACGCCCTGGTTGATGCGCGGCCTGTCGATTGTGGGAACCGCCGCCATGTTCATGGTGGGAGGCAGCTTGCTGGTGCATGGCATCGGCCCGATTGAGCACTGGCTGGAGAGCACCGTGGCCCCCATGGGCGGCGTGGTGGCCTTGCTGGCGCCCACCCTCGTACACGTGGTCGTTGGTGCTGCTATCGGCGGCTTGGTGGTGCTGGCGGTGGAGGCCTGGCACAAGGTACGCGGGCACTGAGCGCAAGGCATCGCGGATAGCTGCTGACCACGCCCCTGGGGCGCGGTCTAGCAAACCATAGAAGGCGGCATCGCAACAGCGGGCCGCCTTTTTTTCATTGCTTGTTTTGTCTCGTTGATCTGGGTCAGGGCTGTCTGGCCCGCATCGGAAGAAGATGCAAAGCATGGATGCCAGAGAGGGATCTGCAGCTGGTGAGGTGGCTTTGGGCGCCGGGCAGCTGCAGGCGGACTTTGGGCCCATCCAGCTACTTTTCAATCCATGCGAGCAAGATCGCAGTGAGGGCAAATGACGATGAAAAAAATGATATTGGCAGCAGCGGCTGTCTGTGCAATGACTTCGGGTGCGGCGATGGCGCAGGAGGCGCAAAGCCCTTGGCAAGTGCGTTTGCGTGCGGTGCATCTGGACAGCGCCAACAAGGATTCCACCGGCCTGGGTCTGTCGATCAACGACAAGACCATTCCTGAAGTGGATGTGACCTATTTCTTCACGCCCAATATCGCGGCTGAATTGGTGCTGACCTACCCACAAAAGCACGATCTGCGCTCGGACGGCGCCAAGATCGGCTCGCTCAAGCACCTGCCTCCCAGCCTGCTGGCACAGTACCACTTCACCAACATGGGTGCGTTCAAGCCCTACCTGGGCGCGGGCGTGAACTACACGCGTTTCTCGAACGTGAACTTTGCCCCTGCGGTAGAGGCCGCGCTGGATCCATCGATCAAGAAGAACAGCTTTGGCGCTGCGCTGCAAATCGGCTTTGACTACATGCTCGACAAGAACTGGTCCATCAATGTGGACGTGAAGAAGGTCTACATCAAGACCGATGTGCGCTCGGCAGGCACCAAGGTGGGGACCTTCAAGGTCGATCCTTGGTTGCTGGGCGTGGGCGTCGGCTACCGTTTCTAAACGCGATTAGAACCCACTCCTGGTGAGCCAGGAATCAAAGAGCACCGTGATTGAGCCGCTTATTCCAAGCGGCTCTTTTTTATGCGCGACGGACCGTCAGACCTTGGCCAGTGCCTGCTCCAGATCGGCCAGCAGGTCATCGACATGCTCGATGCCGATGGACAGGCGCACCATCCCTTCGCTCACCCCTGCTTTTTCCAGCTCGGCGCTGTCCAATTGGCGGTGGGTGGTGGAGGCCGGGTGCGTGGCCAGCGACTTGGCTTCGCCAATATTGACCAGGCGGGTGAACAGCTGTAGCGCATCCAGAAAGCGGGCACCAGCCGCGCGGCCTTCGCCATCGGCGGCGTTCAGGCTGAAGGACAGAATGCCCGAGGCGCGGCCACCCGACTGCTTTTGCAGAATGGCATGGTCCGGGTGGTCGGGCAGGCCTGCATAGCGCACCCAGGCGACCTTAGGGTGTTTTTGCAGGGTCTCGGCAATGGTTTGCGTGTTCTCGCAGATGCGGTCCATGCGCAAGGCCAGGGTCTCGATACCTTGCAGGATCTGGAAGGCGTTCTGCGGCGAAATGGCCGCGCCCATATTGCGCAAGGGCACGACGCGCGCGCGGCCAATGTAGGCCGCTGGGCCCAGCGCTTCGGTGTAGACCACACCGTGGTAGCTCACATCGGGCTCGTTGAGGCGTTTAAAGCGTGCCTTGTGCTCCGCCCAGGGGAACTTGCCGCTATCAACAATCGCGCCGCCCACGCTGGTGCCATGGCCACCCAGGTACTTGGTGAGCGAGTGCACGACGATGTCGGCGCCATGCTCGATGGGGCGCAGCAGGTAGGGCGAGGGCACTGTGTTGTCCACGATCAGCGGCACGCCATGGCGATGCGCCACATCGGCCAGCGCGCGGATGTCGGTCACATTGCCCAGCGGGTTGCCGATGGATTCGATGAACACAGCCTTGGTCTTGTCATCGATCAAGGCGCCAAAGCTGGCCGGGTCGCGCGGATCGGCAAAGCGCACTTCGATGCCTTGCTGCGGAAAGGTGTGGGCAAACAGGTTGTAGGTGCCGCCATACAAGGTGCTGGCCGAGACGATGTTGTCACCCGCTTCGGCCAACGTCTGGATGGCGGCGGTGATCGCTGCCATGCCTGATGCCAGCGCCAGCGCGGCAATGCCGCCTTCGAGCGCGGCCACGCGCTTTTCCAGCACATCGGTGGTTGGGTTCATGATGCGGGTGTAGATATTGCCCGGCACCTTCAGGTCAAACAAGTCCGCCCCATGCTGTGCGCTGTCAAAAGCGTAGGCCACCGTTTGGTAGATGGGTACCGCCGCAGCCTTGGTGGTCGGGTCGGGCGAATAGCCTGCGTGAACGGCCAATGTCTCGATGCGCATGGTGTTGGAGTCCTTTTTGTTGGCGGAAATATGCCTCCCGGTTGTAACAGCTTTGCGCATTGGGTCAACGATTTTTTGGGTATGTGCTTATGAGGTCTCAGAGCGCTGAGATCCCTCCAATCCAGGTATTGACCGCGAGCCCGCCCAGCACCAGCCAGACAAACAGCACCAGCCCCAGCAGCAAGGGCTTGATGCCGGCAGCCCGGACCGAGCGCACATGGGTGGTGAGGCCCAGCCCGGCCATGGCCATCGTCAGCAGCGCGTTGTCCCACTGCACGCCCACGGCCAGCGCCTGTGCGGGGATGATGCCTATCGAGTGGATGCCAGCGACGGCGACAAAGCCCAAGGCAAACCAGGGAATGGTGATCTGGCGGGCCTGCACGGCGCCGCTGGCGGCGGGCTGCGGGGCCGATGCATCACTGCCAGGCCGCTTGGCCAGCCACAGCGACAGCGCAATCAGAAATGGGGCTAGCATCATCACCCGCACCATCTTGGCCACAACGGCGGTATCGGCCGCGCTGCTGCTGATGGCGCCGCCAGCGGCCACCACCTGGGCGACCTCGTGCACGGTAGAGCCCACCCAGAGGCCATAGCCGGCCTCGCTCATCTGCAGGCTGGGAGCGAGCCACGGGTAGAGCACCGGGTACAGAAAAGTGGCCAGGGTGCCAAAGACGACCACGGTAGCAATAGCCACCGCCACATCATCCGCCCGCGCCTTGGCCACCGGCGCGGTGGCCAGCACCGCCGCTGCGCCGCAGATCGCGCTGCCGGCACCCACCAGGATGCTCGTGCGCGCATCCAGCCCTAGCCAGCGCTGGCCCAGCCACTGGGCCAGCACAAAGGTGCTGCAGAGCATGAGCGCATCCACCAAGACGCCGGGGGCGCCGACGGCTGCTATGTCTTGGAAGGTCAGGCGCAGGCCATACAGGATGATGCCCAGGCGCAGCAGTTGCTGCTTGGACAGGCCCACCCCCGCAGCAGCCGGTGCCTGTACCCAGCCATAGACGGTATTGCCCACCAGCATGCCGATGACGATAGCCACCGTGAGTGCGCTCAGCCCATGGTTGCCGAACCAGGGCAGGGCCGCCAGGCTGCTGGCCAGCCAGGCAATGGCCGCGCACAGCAGCAGGCCGGGCGCCAGGCGTTTGGTCAGGTCAAGCCAGTGGCTGCTGCGCAATTGGGAAAGGGAAGGGGTGGCGAGTGACATGGGGCGTTCCAAATGCCCTAGCAAGGCCAAAAAAACGGCGGTCTGCTGAGCGATATGGGGTCA contains the following coding sequences:
- a CDS encoding O-acetylhomoserine aminocarboxypropyltransferase/cysteine synthase family protein; the encoded protein is MRIETLAVHAGYSPDPTTKAAAVPIYQTVAYAFDSAQHGADLFDLKVPGNIYTRIMNPTTDVLEKRVAALEGGIAALALASGMAAITAAIQTLAEAGDNIVSASTLYGGTYNLFAHTFPQQGIEVRFADPRDPASFGALIDDKTKAVFIESIGNPLGNVTDIRALADVAHRHGVPLIVDNTVPSPYLLRPIEHGADIVVHSLTKYLGGHGTSVGGAIVDSGKFPWAEHKARFKRLNEPDVSYHGVVYTEALGPAAYIGRARVVPLRNMGAAISPQNAFQILQGIETLALRMDRICENTQTIAETLQKHPKVAWVRYAGLPDHPDHAILQKQSGGRASGILSFSLNAADGEGRAAGARFLDALQLFTRLVNIGEAKSLATHPASTTHRQLDSAELEKAGVSEGMVRLSIGIEHVDDLLADLEQALAKV
- a CDS encoding OmpW/AlkL family protein; protein product: MKKMILAAAAVCAMTSGAAMAQEAQSPWQVRLRAVHLDSANKDSTGLGLSINDKTIPEVDVTYFFTPNIAAELVLTYPQKHDLRSDGAKIGSLKHLPPSLLAQYHFTNMGAFKPYLGAGVNYTRFSNVNFAPAVEAALDPSIKKNSFGAALQIGFDYMLDKNWSINVDVKKVYIKTDVRSAGTKVGTFKVDPWLLGVGVGYRF
- the mntP gene encoding manganese efflux pump MntP, whose protein sequence is MNAASITLLALAMSTDAFAAAIGKGSALVKPRWSEALRTGLIFGVIEAITPLVGWALGYAASDYVKAWDHWIAFVLLLVLGGRMVLGAFKSADEPEMSRPARHGFWLLVATGFATSIDAMAVGVGLAFLDVNITLVALSIGFATFAMVTLGVMVGRLLGNITGRWAEAVGGVVLIAIGSLILYEHMVAV
- a CDS encoding DUF808 domain-containing protein yields the protein MAGAGLLMLLDDIATLLDDVALMTKTAAGKSTAILDDVATQTKVAVQKTAGVLGDDLALNAEQVTGVKANRELPVVWAVAKGSMKNKAILVPAALLISAFAPWLITPLLMLGGAFLCFEGVEKVLSLFHKPKQAHDAVKDSQQAEQMGVAPSSVKAASEKNMDPVAYEKAKVAGAVRTDFILSAEIMAIALGTVASKPLWEQFAVLVAVALAITVFVYGLVAGIVRMDDVGMWLMRKSSAAAKAFGRGLIAFTPWLMRGLSIVGTAAMFMVGGSLLVHGIGPIEHWLESTVAPMGGVVALLAPTLVHVVVGAAIGGLVVLAVEAWHKVRGH
- a CDS encoding NCS1 family nucleobase:cation symporter-1; this translates as MNDLAANQNAGYAFNPAQQRPAEAGHLPAGVCPSLYNKDLAPTKQDSRSWGAYSLFTLWANDVHSLGNYAFAIGLFALGLGGWQILTALMLGAGLLFVLLTLSGFMGPKTGVPFPVMSRISFGTRGAQIPALIRGGVAIAWFGIQTYLASKVLDVLLITLFPSLQPLLAHHVLGLPVLGWISFSLLWVVQTMIACWGMESIRKYEAFAGPVILVTFIALAGWVLYSSGGKIQWTAPQPSTGGAMWVQIMGAASLWVAIYGTFVLNFCDFTRGATSRSAVVKGNFWGIPINMLIFGLIVVVLTGGQLAIDGTLILSPTDIVEKIPNKPLLILASLSLLILTIAVNLMANFVAPALALANLLPRHLNFRRAALVSAILGFVILPWNLYDSPLVILYFLGGLGSFLGPLFGIVMADYWLIRKERVHVPALYSDDRNGPYHYQNGVNRRAIQALVPSALIALLFAFLPALESVSHFSWFIAAGLGGLFYWLLTPKGQHYEDQDGEAIAVDHAQH
- a CDS encoding aspartate/glutamate racemase family protein — protein: MRILIVNVNTTESMTEAIGAQARRAAAPGTEIVALTPRFGAESVEGNFESYLCAVGVMDAVMRYDQPFDAVIQAGYGEHGREGLQELLEVPVVDITEAAASTAMFLGHKYSVVTTLDRAVPLIEDRLKLAGLDARCASVRASGMAVLELESQPERAVDAIVQQAAKAVEEDHAEVICLGCGGMAELEDKVRSRTGVPVVDGVAAAVTIAESLVRLGLKTSKVRTYAPPRAKRITGFPLPDSLGR
- a CDS encoding YeiH family protein, coding for MSLATPSLSQLRSSHWLDLTKRLAPGLLLCAAIAWLASSLAALPWFGNHGLSALTVAIVIGMLVGNTVYGWVQAPAAAGVGLSKQQLLRLGIILYGLRLTFQDIAAVGAPGVLVDALMLCSTFVLAQWLGQRWLGLDARTSILVGAGSAICGAAAVLATAPVAKARADDVAVAIATVVVFGTLATFLYPVLYPWLAPSLQMSEAGYGLWVGSTVHEVAQVVAAGGAISSSAADTAVVAKMVRVMMLAPFLIALSLWLAKRPGSDASAPQPAASGAVQARQITIPWFALGFVAVAGIHSIGIIPAQALAVGVQWDNALLTMAMAGLGLTTHVRSVRAAGIKPLLLGLVLFVWLVLGGLAVNTWIGGISAL
- a CDS encoding RHS repeat-associated core domain-containing protein, whose product is MSGKPAARIDDKVKYARIVTGSRTVLIGTQGGVACSVCPGGKAESKEDGKGIGNPVNAQLGAKVLSGSSDLDFALPGAMPIIWQRQYSSYVNAQHGGHCGVLGYGWGLPTDLRIKVEASATLLHDSQGRTITFDALAAGESIYSPSEDIWLLRSGRHPGNLSNDLAAMTAPAKFNERGAADSFEAPPPHSQQAPLWWQGRFSWIRRDMACGDLMILAANGSGDTVWVFGPANWQAIEAARKAMKAQKAEGKPVTVEEPDIDSNWIPLGKVDRLGRSQRYFWSAVLGQERITTIDDGVGRGYELHYTQAIAAQDAQHYTHADGNFFWQADSRFAYDGAGRLTGAHTPHAGSQRWQFDPAGNRLPIAGPETKPATPDAITGHLNETDRLRAQQRAATQANPITKEQLLRSDFNPLQADPDPAHNQPVQTSKRWAGNRVAYYENQEDASSAGAKIHYQYDSRGNRTQSLDEETGRKLELTYDSGNQLVQVVVTENEKQTGQQYRYDAFGRRLVKYYIRANSAAGDLGETDYFGWDGDRLIHTERFNSANVRDNDGAAQPEVIHTIYEPGSFTPLVQLRRASKAAPDLAEELLAQIQPGIAQDALRSMFTDLSATTARINENIGKLGISGEVQQFMRQQLHEFEQAVKTQREEAAKKVEIRHYLCDHLGTPNALIREDSRLDWAVQLDAWGNVRVEHNPGELYQPIRLPGQHADGDTGLYYNRHRYYDSTGGCYVNQDPIHLLGGNNFFMYPLNPLQYVDHLGLHASQKGFYVHQNATLQVLGGEIGYLKGVSIINKGQVWADSGINQTADKSFMHAMSNGDARQSSGDACAQSNDFLKIVGQAAIDEKTKGNNYESLFLFGVALHVMQDSTSAQHAGFQPWSDSVPWYDLWGHALNELKMPVEGHPLYRVTENAWQAYKNNNVAGLKIGCKCEK